The proteins below are encoded in one region of candidate division WWE3 bacterium:
- a CDS encoding LytR C-terminal domain-containing protein has product MPKRVTATSRRNTTKKASWKAVRNRHTLSHRLKLAGISILGILVAGVVFGGLSFAQFIKSPLSLASGSFPEGRVWNDVTPLNLVIIVTDDRLEEVKKLGIATFDKHQKSLSFVSVPTNVTVDYPLGLGAAPLSSAIILGDSLNPKIGLGLISKVILKNLALPIDRYALITESNLAKWTSNPADFKESLRFRNIGHYPQILTFIKENIVTNLSLTEMGDVLLFLKTVEPQKTNIAGFSGLGETLDSHWSDFYTRGLLKEKRVPVLILNATDREGLGLWAVRFIQNLGGDALTATNATGNYAKSFIITSDPSLPVVSLLGRTLNISTVYNTRDLPAQKEYSSSRAEVTLVLGLDQMSVL; this is encoded by the coding sequence ATGCCCAAAAGAGTTACTGCCACTTCACGCCGGAATACTACGAAAAAAGCTTCCTGGAAGGCCGTCCGCAATCGTCATACTTTATCGCACCGGCTAAAACTCGCCGGAATTTCTATTTTAGGGATCCTGGTGGCCGGGGTCGTTTTTGGTGGTTTGTCTTTCGCGCAGTTTATTAAATCACCGTTGTCGCTCGCTTCCGGCAGTTTTCCAGAAGGCCGTGTTTGGAACGACGTCACCCCTTTAAATCTAGTCATTATCGTTACTGATGACCGTTTGGAAGAAGTCAAGAAATTAGGGATAGCGACTTTCGATAAACATCAAAAAAGTCTGTCTTTCGTGTCGGTTCCAACCAACGTTACTGTTGACTACCCATTAGGTCTGGGAGCTGCCCCTTTGTCATCTGCCATTATTTTAGGTGACAGCTTAAATCCCAAAATTGGTTTAGGCTTAATTTCCAAGGTCATCTTAAAGAATTTAGCCCTTCCAATTGACCGTTACGCCTTAATTACCGAGTCGAATTTAGCCAAATGGACTAGTAATCCGGCCGATTTTAAAGAATCATTGCGTTTTAGAAATATCGGGCATTATCCACAAATTCTTACTTTTATAAAAGAAAATATCGTTACCAATTTAAGTCTAACCGAAATGGGGGACGTGCTACTATTTTTAAAGACGGTAGAGCCGCAAAAAACCAACATCGCCGGTTTTTCCGGTCTTGGTGAAACACTAGATAGCCACTGGTCTGATTTTTATACCCGCGGCCTCCTTAAAGAAAAGCGAGTGCCTGTCCTCATCCTTAATGCCACTGACCGCGAGGGCTTGGGTCTGTGGGCGGTGCGATTTATCCAGAATTTAGGCGGCGATGCTTTAACGGCCACTAATGCCACCGGTAATTATGCCAAGAGTTTCATTATTACTAGTGATCCCAGCCTCCCGGTCGTCTCGCTCCTCGGTCGCACTTTAAACATTAGTACCGTTTACAATACTCGTGACTTACCAGCCCAAAAAGAGTACTCCAGCAGCCGCGCCGAGGTCACTCTCGTCCTTGGCCTTGACCAAATGAGCGTTTTGTGA
- a CDS encoding VTT domain-containing protein → MHFDLVSLIQSFGYVGIIGIVFAESGLLFGFFLPGDSLLITAGLLAARGHLNIYLLIILSSVAAIVGDSVGYWFGRRVGHRIFNRKEGLFFHEKNIQKAEEFYKKHGGKAIILARFMPFIRTFAPIVAGIGKMDYPRFLAFNVIGGLFWVLLTSLFGYFIGNLIPNIDRYILVVIAVIVGLSVLPSAVHFYKENKVLINGKLRKLLLSFRA, encoded by the coding sequence ATGCACTTCGATTTGGTCTCCCTAATCCAAAGTTTTGGGTATGTTGGAATTATAGGAATTGTTTTTGCGGAATCGGGTTTACTCTTTGGTTTTTTTCTACCAGGGGATAGTCTCCTCATTACTGCCGGCTTGCTGGCAGCCCGCGGTCACCTTAACATTTATCTGTTGATCATCTTATCGTCCGTGGCCGCCATTGTCGGCGACTCCGTTGGGTACTGGTTTGGGCGCAGAGTAGGGCACCGGATTTTTAATCGTAAAGAAGGCCTCTTTTTTCACGAAAAAAATATTCAAAAAGCCGAAGAATTTTATAAAAAACACGGCGGTAAAGCCATCATTTTGGCCCGTTTTATGCCTTTTATTCGGACTTTTGCTCCAATTGTAGCCGGCATTGGCAAAATGGATTATCCGCGGTTTTTAGCTTTTAACGTCATCGGCGGTCTGTTCTGGGTCCTTTTAACGTCTCTGTTTGGCTATTTCATTGGCAATTTGATCCCAAATATTGATCGCTATATATTGGTTGTCATCGCGGTCATTGTTGGTCTATCAGTCCTGCCCTCAGCAGTGCATTTTTATAAAGAAAACAAAGTCCTCATCAACGGGAAGCTTCGAAAACTCCTCTTGTCATTCCGGGCTTAA